The Sulfolobus islandicus Y.N.15.51 sequence TAGGACTTTCTAACAATAACGACAACAATCTGACCCTACCCGGATCTCCTGCTATTAGAACCCTTTCCGCAACTTCTCCTTTTTTAGCCAAAATGTGAACTGGATTCATAATGAAAAATAACACTTAAGGATATAAAACTTACGAGATTTTAAACCTAAAATTGGGTAATCCTCTTACATTGGCTCTTGTTGTGAACGTTTTGCCAGCTAATGAATCTTGGCTCTTCCCAGCGGTGGTAATGAATAATTGATTTAACTCTGGAGTACCGAAAGTCACTGAGGTAACATAGGTTGCTGGAACTTTTATTTCAAGCAATTTCTTTCCGGTTTTAGGATTCCATCTACTAACCTTTCCTCCACCCCAATGGGCTACCCAAATATTCCCTTCCTCATCAACTGCCATTCCGTCGGGGTTTCCTGGTTCATTTCCAAAATCTACTGCAACTCTTCTATTGTAGATTTCTCCTTTATTCAGGTCGAAATCGAACACAAAAACCTTTCTGACTGGACTATCAATAAGGAACATTTGCTTATTATCTGGATCCCAACCTAAACCATTTGACACTGTGAGACCTTCTAGCATCTTAGTTACCTTATTACCATTAAACTTATAGAAACTTCCAGTTGGTTTCCTTTCGTTCATATTCATAGTCCCAGCCCAGTATCGTCCAAGCTTATCGCATTTACCATCGTTAAACCTATTCGATTCCATATCAGTTTCCACTTCAGCGACCTTTTTAATCTCTCCTCTTTCTAAATTTACTATATAAAATCCATGTCTAATTGTAGCAATAACCCTCTTATCATCGATAACACATAAGGATGAGACGAGATCCGGCATTTCATAGAATACCTCAGTACCAGTATTAAGATCGTTAACTAATATTCTCTTTCCCTCGATATCAACCCAAAAGAGCTTGTTTAAATCCTTATCGTAGACTGGACCTTCTCCTAAAACTGCCTTGTAATTACTTAAGGTAATTAGATTCGGCTCCATGCTTAGTATTTTAATATATACTAGCTTTTATCCTTTTTATCATCTAAGACGTTTGTAAGCGTAGCCTTCATATAATCTCTTTCATAAATCATTGTTTTTCCTCTTAGAGCTGAAACTATGGTAGCTAAAAACACCAAAGACGCTGCAACATAAAATGAAATTCGTAGAGCATTCATGAAGGGCGGTGCTATTACGTTAGGGAACCAGTGGGTTCCCGTTATGGTAGCTATTGTGGAAGCAGGAATTGTGTTAACTAGTGAAGTCGGTAACTGTGAAAGTACTGTTGAGACTGGGTTATAGCCTAGAAAACTAGCGAATATTGCGGCAGTTGGAGGTATTTTACTTAATATTGGCACAAGTTGAGGAGCCCCAGCCGCAGTTAGTGCACTAGTTAATACTGGTGGTAAGGAAATATATAAGGTATCAATAACTATAGTGAAGAATATACCAATACTTAAGGTACTACCGGTATTAGTTAACATTGCTCTTATCCCTGAGGCTGATCCTCTATGCTGTGGTGGTGAAGCATTCATTAAAGCTGTCATGTTAGGTGATACAAATAACCCATTTCCAATCCCTATGAAAAATATTATCAGAGCAAACTCTACATAATTGAAATTGTATGGCAATGTAGTTAGCATTAAAATTCCTATTCCCATAATTAAGAGTCCAATGGTTGCTAGGCTTCTAGCGCCATAACGATCTGCAAGTCTACCTGCTATTGATCCCATTATTCCAAATCCAGCCAATAGTGGAAGGAGATATACTCCAGCCCAGAAAGGTGTTACCTCATAACTATAGCCGTGTAAAGGTAACCATATGGCTTGAAGCAATAATACTAACATTAGTTGAAGACCTCCAAACGCTAACTGTGCTAAGATTATTGATATTGCAGAAGACGTAAATGCCCTAATTTTAAATAGTTCTATTCTAAACATAGGGTCTTTAACTCTACTCTCAACTATGAGGAAACCAATGAACATCCCAACACCTACTACAATACC is a genomic window containing:
- a CDS encoding MFS transporter; the encoded protein is MVQYKWIALSNTSLGAFMGFMNANVVLIALPAIFRGININPFNSFQYLLWILFGYSIVSAILVVNVGRISDIFGRVRMYNLGFLIFTIASLLLYLTPGKGGIAAIQLIIYRILQGVGGSFLMANSAAILSEAFPPNERGFALGLNGVIGIFGGVSGIIIGGILASIYWRDVFLVSVPIGILGTIWSYKSLKQLSKPNRNQSIDVVGNILYAVSLISILLGITYGILPYGSQVTGWANPFVISGIVVGVGMFIGFLIVESRVKDPMFRIELFKIRAFTSSAISIILAQLAFGGLQLMLVLLLQAIWLPLHGYSYEVTPFWAGVYLLPLLAGFGIMGSIAGRLADRYGARSLATIGLLIMGIGILMLTTLPYNFNYVEFALIIFFIGIGNGLFVSPNMTALMNASPPQHRGSASGIRAMLTNTGSTLSIGIFFTIVIDTLYISLPPVLTSALTAAGAPQLVPILSKIPPTAAIFASFLGYNPVSTVLSQLPTSLVNTIPASTIATITGTHWFPNVIAPPFMNALRISFYVAASLVFLATIVSALRGKTMIYERDYMKATLTNVLDDKKDKS
- a CDS encoding SMP-30/gluconolactonase/LRE family protein — its product is MEPNLITLSNYKAVLGEGPVYDKDLNKLFWVDIEGKRILVNDLNTGTEVFYEMPDLVSSLCVIDDKRVIATIRHGFYIVNLERGEIKKVAEVETDMESNRFNDGKCDKLGRYWAGTMNMNERKPTGSFYKFNGNKVTKMLEGLTVSNGLGWDPDNKQMFLIDSPVRKVFVFDFDLNKGEIYNRRVAVDFGNEPGNPDGMAVDEEGNIWVAHWGGGKVSRWNPKTGKKLLEIKVPATYVTSVTFGTPELNQLFITTAGKSQDSLAGKTFTTRANVRGLPNFRFKIS